Proteins from a genomic interval of Siniperca chuatsi isolate FFG_IHB_CAS linkage group LG10, ASM2008510v1, whole genome shotgun sequence:
- the pgd gene encoding 6-phosphogluconate dehydrogenase, decarboxylating: MAKADIALIGLAVMGQNLIMNMNDHGFVVCAYNRTVSKVHDFLQNEAKGSKVIGAETLEDMVSKLKKPRRIILLVKAGQAVDDFIDKLVPLLEAGDIIIDGGNSEYRDTTRRCKSLKEKGLLFVGSGVSGGEEGARYGPSLMPGGHKEAWPHIKDIFQSIAAKVGTGEPCCDWVGDEGAGHFVKMVHNGIEYGDMQLICEAYHLMKDILGMDHDEMAQAFDNWNKTELDSFLIEITANIFKFRDSDGTHLLPKIRDSAGQKGTGKWTAISALEYGTPVTLIGEAVFARCLSSLKDERVEASRSLSGPQGVKFSGDKAAFLEDIRKALYASKIISYAQGFMLLRQAAKEFDWSLNYGGIALMWRGGCIIRSVFLGKIKEAFDRDAELQNLLLDTFFTNAVQDCQESWRRTVSVGVQHGIPMPCFTTALSFYDGYRHEKLPANLLQAQRDYFGAHTYELLSNPGHFIHTNWTGHGGNVSSSSYNA, translated from the exons ATGGCTAA AGCAGACATTGCACTGATTGGTTTGGCTGTCATGGGCCAAAACCTCATCATGAACATGAATGACCATGGCTTCGTG GTCTGTGCTTACAACCGAACCGTGTCCAAGGTGCATGACTTCCTGCAGAATGAGGCCAAGGGCTCCAAGGTGATTGGAGCAGAGACTCTGGAGGACATGGTGTCCAAACTGAAGAAGCCCAGGAGGATCATCCTGCTGGTCAAGGCTGGACAGGCTGTGGATGACTTCATTGACAAACTG GTTCCTCTTCTTGAGGCCGGGGATATCATCATTGACGGTGGCAACTCTGaatacagagacacaaca CGGCGGTGCAAGAGTCTGAAAGAGAAGGGCTTGCTGTTTGTCGGCAGTGGAGTCAGTGGTGGAGAGGAAGGGGCACGTTATGGACCCTCTCTCATGCCGGGAGGACATAAAGAGGCCTG GCCACACATAAAAGACATCTTCCAGAGCATCGCTGCCAAGGTTGGAACAGGAGAACCTTGTTGTGACTGG GTTGGAGATGAGGGTGCAGGTcattttgtgaaaatggtcCATAATGGCATTGAGTATGGCGACATGCAGCTGATTTGTGAGGCCTATCACCTGATGAAGGATATTCTGGGTATGGACCACGATGAGATGGCACAG GCTTTCGACAACTGGAACAAGACAGAGTTGGACTCCTTCCTGATTGAGATCACGGCTAACATCTTTAAATTCAGGGACTCTGACGGTACACATCTGCTGCCCAAGATCCGCGACAGCGCTGGACAGAAAGGCACAGGGAAGTGGACAGCCATTTCAGCTCTGGAGTACGGCACACCTGTCACTTTGATCg GGGAGGCTGTCTTTGCCAGATGCCTGTCCTCTCTAAAGGATGAGAGAGTGGAGGCCAGCCGCAGCCTTTCAGGGCCACAGGGGGTCAAATTCAGCGGTGACAAGGCTGCCTTCCTGGAGGACATCAGAAAG gcCCTCTATGCCTCCAAGATCATTTCCTATGCGCAGGGCTTCATGCTGCTGCGGCAGGCAGCCAAAGAGTTCGACTGGTCCCTGAACTATGGCGGGATCGCACTGATGTGGAGAGGAGGCTGCATCATTCGAAG TGTCTTCCTAGGTAAAATCAAAGAGGCGTTTGACAGGGATGCCGAGCTGCAGAACTTGCTGCTGGACACTTTCTTCACTAATGCTGTGCAGGACTGTCAG GAGTCATGGCGCAGAACAGTCAGCGTTGGAGTCCAGCATGGCATCCCTATGCCCTGTTTCACCACAGCTCTGTCTTTCTATGATGGTTACAGACATGAAAAGCTGCCAGCCAACCTCCTCCAG gCCCAGAGGGACTACTTTGGAGCCCATACATATGAACTGCTGTCAAACCCCGGTCATTTCATCCACACCAACTGGACGGGCCACGGTGGAAATGTTTCCTCTTCATCCTACAATGCTTAA
- the tardbpa gene encoding TAR DNA binding protein, like isoform X1: protein MSELYIRVAEDENEEPMEIPSEDDGTILLSSVAAQFPGACGLRYRNPESQCMRGVRLVEGVLHAPENDWGNLVYVVNYPKDNKRKMEEIDAASAVKVKRGFQKTSDLIVLGLPWKTTEQDLKDYFTTFGEVIMVQVKRDAKTGNSKGFGFVRFTDYETQTKVIAQRHMIDGRWCDCKLPNSKACPDEPMRSRKIFVGRCTEDMTTDELRQYFMQYGEVTDVFIPKPFRAFAFVTFADDQVAQALCGEDLIIKGISVHISNAEPKHNNSRQMMDRGRFGAGGFSQGYGSNRGGLGSSSGGVNFGALGLNPAMVAAAQAALQSSWGMMGMLANQQGLTTTAGTATTTRDLTYSSASTSYSSPSSASLGWPAGTNTASSSGFSTSGFGNSMESKSSSWGM, encoded by the exons ATGTCAGAGTTGTACATTCGTGTGGCTGAGGATGAAAACGAAGAGCCCATGGAGATCCCCTCAGAGGACGATGGTACTATTTTGCTGTCATCGGTAGCAGCGCAGTTTCCAGGGGCGTGCGGGCTGCGGTACAGGAACCCAGAGTCCCAGTGCATGAGGGGAGTCCGGCTTGTGGAGGGTGTCCTGCATGCACCTGAGAACGACTGGGGAAACTTGGTCTATGTCGTCAATTACCCTAAAG ATAACAAAAGGAAGATGGAGGAAATAGATGCTGCCTCAGCTGTGAAAGTAAAAAGGGGCTTTCAGAAGACATCAGATCTCATCGTCCTCGGGCTGCCGtggaaaacaacagaacaagaCCTGAAAGATTATTTCACTACCTTTGGGGAGGTCATCATGGTGCAG GTCAAGAGAGATGCAAAGACTGGCAACTCAAAAGGGTTTGGGTTTGTCCGGTTCACAGACTATGAGACACAAACCAAAGTGATTGCTCAGAGACACATGATTGATGGACGATGGTGTGACTGCAAACTTCCCAACTCAAAG GCGTGTCCTGATGAGCCCATGCGGAGCCGTAAAATCTTTGTTGGCCGCTGTACAGAGGACATGACAACTGATGAACTCAGGCAGTACTTCATGCAGTATGGCGAAGTCACTGATGTCTTCATCCCCAAACCTTTCCGGGCGTTTGCATTTGTCACATTTGCCGATGACCAG GTCGCCCAAGCCCTGTGTGGAGAGGACTTGATCATCAAGGGCATCAGTGTGCACATCTCCAATGCTGAGCCCAAACACAATAATAGTAGGCAAATGATGGATCGAGGGCGGTTTGGGGCTGGTGGGTTCAGTCAGGGCTATGGCAGTAATCGCGGTGGGCTAGGCAGCAGTAGCGGTGGGGTTAACTTTGGGGCTCTCGGTCTTAACCCAGCAATGGTGGCAGCTGCCCAGGCAGCGCTGCAGAGCAGTTGGGGAATGATGGGCATGCTGGCTAACCAGCAGGGTCTGACCACAACGGCAGGCACAGCCACTACGACCCGAGACCTGACCTATAGCTCTGCCAGCACCAGTTACAGCAGCCCCAGCTCAGCTAGCCTCGGTTGGCCTGCAGGCACTAACACCGCCTCCAGCAGTGGCTTCAGCACTTCTGGCTTTGGCAACTCTATGGAGTCAAAGTCTTCTAGTTGGGGAATGTAG
- the tardbpa gene encoding TAR DNA binding protein, like isoform X2 produces the protein MSELYIRVAEDENEEPMEIPSEDDGTILLSSVAAQFPGACGLRYRNPESQCMRGVRLVEGVLHAPENDWGNLVYVVNYPKDNKRKMEEIDAASAVKVKRGFQKTSDLIVLGLPWKTTEQDLKDYFTTFGEVIMVQVKRDAKTGNSKGFGFVRFTDYETQTKVIAQRHMIDGRWCDCKLPNSKACPDEPMRSRKIFVGRCTEDMTTDELRQYFMQYGEVTDVFIPKPFRAFAFVTFADDQVAQALCGEDLIIKGISVHISNAEPKHNNSRQMMDRGRFGAVHQLFPNFPGGSASLAAMFDRSQYQFPSSHV, from the exons ATGTCAGAGTTGTACATTCGTGTGGCTGAGGATGAAAACGAAGAGCCCATGGAGATCCCCTCAGAGGACGATGGTACTATTTTGCTGTCATCGGTAGCAGCGCAGTTTCCAGGGGCGTGCGGGCTGCGGTACAGGAACCCAGAGTCCCAGTGCATGAGGGGAGTCCGGCTTGTGGAGGGTGTCCTGCATGCACCTGAGAACGACTGGGGAAACTTGGTCTATGTCGTCAATTACCCTAAAG ATAACAAAAGGAAGATGGAGGAAATAGATGCTGCCTCAGCTGTGAAAGTAAAAAGGGGCTTTCAGAAGACATCAGATCTCATCGTCCTCGGGCTGCCGtggaaaacaacagaacaagaCCTGAAAGATTATTTCACTACCTTTGGGGAGGTCATCATGGTGCAG GTCAAGAGAGATGCAAAGACTGGCAACTCAAAAGGGTTTGGGTTTGTCCGGTTCACAGACTATGAGACACAAACCAAAGTGATTGCTCAGAGACACATGATTGATGGACGATGGTGTGACTGCAAACTTCCCAACTCAAAG GCGTGTCCTGATGAGCCCATGCGGAGCCGTAAAATCTTTGTTGGCCGCTGTACAGAGGACATGACAACTGATGAACTCAGGCAGTACTTCATGCAGTATGGCGAAGTCACTGATGTCTTCATCCCCAAACCTTTCCGGGCGTTTGCATTTGTCACATTTGCCGATGACCAG GTCGCCCAAGCCCTGTGTGGAGAGGACTTGATCATCAAGGGCATCAGTGTGCACATCTCCAATGCTGAGCCCAAACACAATAATAGTAGGCAAATGATGGATCGAGGGCGGTTTGGGGCTG TTCACCAACTCTTTCCCAATTTCCCGGGAGGAAGCGCCTCATTGGCAGCAATGTTCGACAGATCTCAGTATCAATTCCCCTCTTCCCATGTGTAA